A DNA window from Solanum lycopersicum chromosome 3, SLM_r2.1 contains the following coding sequences:
- the AKR4B gene encoding aldo-keto reductase 4B, whose protein sequence is MEETMHVPEVVLNCGYKMPLLGMGTAAYPMPIDDLTSILVEAIETGYRHFDTAALYGSEEAVGRAVAEAIDRGIIKSRQQVFITSKLWCTQAHPQFVLPALKNTLGKLGLEYVDLYLIHWPVSMKPGPVDMLKFKKEDIVPFDMKGVWKAMEECCRLGLAKSIGVSNFSCTKLSQLLQIANIPPAVNQVEINVAWQQQKLLEYCKEKGVHVSAYSPLGSKGASWNSPIINDIATAKQKSIPQVALRWIYEQGASVIVKSFNKERMKQNLEIFDWELSNEDNFKIQDIPQKKGYNGEDFTHPNGPYKSVDEIWDGEI, encoded by the exons ATGGAAGAAACAATGCACGTACCAGAAGTTGTACTCAACTGTGGCTACAAAATGCCTTTGTTAGGCATGGGAACTGCTGCGTATCCCATGCCGATAGATGACTTGACATCTATTTTGGTTGAGGCCATTGAGACAGGATACCGCCATTTTGACACCGCCGCGCTTTATGGGTCAGAGGAGGCCGTGGGGAGAGCAGTGGCGGAAGCAATAGACCGAGGCATTATAAAGAGTCGCCAACAAGTGTTTATTACTTCTAAGTTATGGTGCACCCAGGCACACCCTCAATTTGTCCTTCCTGCTCTCAAAAACACACTTGG GAAATTGGGGCTAGAGTATGTTGACTTGTATTTAATACATTGGCCTGTAAGTATGAAACCAGGACCagttgatatgctcaaattcaAAAAGGAAGATATTGTTCCTTTTGATATGAAAGGGGTATGGAAAGCAATGGAAGAGTGCTGCAGGTTGGGCCTAGCAAAGTCTATTGGTGTCAGCAATTTCAGTTGTACCAAACTCTCACAACTCCTCCAAATTGCTAACATTCCTCCTGCAGTTAATCAA GTAGAAATAAATGTGGCATGGCAGCAGCAAAAATTACTAGAGTATTGTAAAGAGAAAGGTGTTCATGTAAGCGCTTACTCTCCATTGGGATCCAAAGGTGCCTCTTGGAATAGCCCAATCATCAATGACATCGCAACTGCTAAACAAAAGAGTATCCCTCAG GTGGCACTGAGATGGATATATGAACAAGGGGCAAGTGTGATAGTGAAGAGCTTTAACAAAGAGAGAATGAAACAAAACCTCGAAATATTTGATTGGGAACTTAGCAATGAagataatttcaaaattcaagatATACCTCAGAAAAAGGGATATAACGGAGAGGATTTTACTCATCCAAACGGCCCCTATAAATCTGTGGATGAAATTTGGGATGGAGAAATCTGA
- the LOC101250673 gene encoding uncharacterized protein → MLAWSLTHRTEQTVSATMATAGAFYSVPLNYQLHRRPLHFGYLPQAPFLLPVTWPLTTFSRQKIIKLYCRRSSGSRILLNPARALLSSQSREESGSSEVDPDLRSVLELATDSELYELQRILFGPSYFSPLLKSVTRRTEFDYVMVGEDPEERDDFLSMLESRFLYLAADARSTLRGRRPSYREVLLGVREKLTIRCSAKLSAEDLEAEIFLHLLHEYSSSKESLDASDGHGSLEFGLSKWKVQAAAAIKAGAEGVRSVILKGGGVLTLGKIYSGLARRFSGKMLLEAANYQISREVLKKGGEVAALNLESRLALLAAKKGLAGAASRYFGLRSMMTFLGPILWGTLLADVVIQMLGTDYARIVRAIYAFAQIRITRTYKTSDVR, encoded by the exons ATGCTTGCGTGGTCACTGACTCACAGAACTGAGCAGACTGTGTCCGCAACAATGGCTACCGCCGGAGCTTTCTACTCCGTTCCACTGAACTACCAATTACACCGGCGGCCACTTCATTTTGGCTATCTACCTCAAGCTCCCTTTCTCCTCCCTGTCACTTGGCCACTCACCACTTTCTCTCGTCAAAAA atTATCAAATTATATTGCCGTCGAAGCTCCGGCTCAAGGATCCTCTTAAATCCTGCCCGTGCCTTACTTTCAAGTCAATCTCGAG AGGAGAGTGGCAGCAGCGAAGTTGATCCGGATCTTCGTTCTGTGCTTGAACTTGCAACTGATTCTGAACTCTATGAACTTCAAAGAATTTTATTTGGTCCAAG TTACTTTAGCCCATTGTTGAAGTCAGTTACAAGGAGAACtgaatttgattatgttatggTCGGAGAAGACCCGGAGGAGAGGGATGACTTTTTGTCAATGCTTGAATCAAGATTTTTATACCTTGCAGCTGATGCACGATCCACATTGAG GGGTAGAAGACCATCGTATAGGGAGGTGTTGCTTGGTGTCAGGGAAAAATTAACTATAAGGTGCTCAGCCAAATTGTCTGCAGAAGACCTGGAAGCTGAGATTTTTCTTCATCTGCTGCACGAGTACTCAAG CTCAAAAGAAAGCTTGGATGCTTCTGACGGGCATGGTAGTCTAGAATTTGGACTTAGTAAGTGGAAGGTACAAGCTGCTGCTGCAATAAAAGCTGGGGCAGAAGGGGTTCGTTCAGTAATATTAAAG GGTGGAGGGGTGCTAACATTGGGGAAGATATACAGCGGG TTAGCCAGGAGATTTTCAGGAAAGATGCTATTGGAGGCTGCCAACTATCAGATTAGTAGGGAAGTTCTTAAAAAG GGTGGAGAAGTGGCGGCTCTTAACCTGGAGTCCAGATTGGCCTTGCTGGCTGCAAAAAAG GGCTTAGCAGGTGCTGCCTCCCGTTATTTTGGCTTAAGGAGCATGATGACATTTCTCGGCCCAAT TCTGTGGGGAACACTTCTAGCAGATGTTGTCATTCAAATGCTTGGAACTGATTATGCTAGAATCGTGCGAGCTATTTATGCATTTGCACAG ATCCGAATTACCCGGACATACAAAACATCTGATGTTCGATAA
- the LOC101251266 gene encoding uncharacterized protein — translation MALRRMLGYSDGELMRSDAKPCTRLMRQTAGIFSVGGALGFWILCRLHYGPRITVPRSLRWAACGAVTVSSSTALLVRLFSPECEPQNIAAYDKKG, via the exons ATGGCTTTAAGGCGTATGCTTGGGTATTCGGATGGAGAGTTAATGAGATCAGATGCAAAACCTTGCACAAGACTAATGAGACAAACTGCTGGGATTTTTTCTGTTGGAGGAGCATTAGGATTTTGGATTCTTTGCCGATTGCACTATG GTCCTAGAATCACAGTTCCTAGAAGTCTTAGATGGGCAGCTTGTGGGGCTGTTACTGTGAGCTCAAGCACCGCTTTGCTAGTTCGTCTATTTAGTCCTGAATGTGAACCACAAAATATAGCTGCCTATGACAAGAAGGGATGA